One Osmerus eperlanus chromosome 23, fOsmEpe2.1, whole genome shotgun sequence DNA segment encodes these proteins:
- the adgra3 gene encoding adhesion G protein-coupled receptor A3 isoform X1, with translation MKGRAVDLFPVFMVLLLGGDSSTVSSDCKSYDERAKSAGKSMPSVATADRKVVCSNMELQQVLPPDSFPNRTVTLILSNNKIQELRNGSFLGLSTLERLDMRNNIISRIEPGAFLGLLSLKRLDLSKNLIGCLNVDIFKGLTSLVRLNLSGNIFSSLAQGTFNSLVSLKTLEFQTPYLLCDCNLLWLLRWMKDTSVQVKDTKCSYPRSLQGQLITAISPELLTCDAPLELPSFQLTPSQRQVVFQGDSLPFQCQASFVAEDMQVLWYQDGRMVEPDAAQGIVIEKSMVQNCSLIASALTISNIQPGSTGNWECRVRTSRGNTTRTVHIVVLESSAKYCPPDRVSNNKGEFRWPRTLAGITALLPCNRLASGAGIYSGSAEDERRAWRRCDRGGVWADDDYSRCQYQKDVTRVLYIINQMPLNLTNAVTTARQLLVYTVEAANFSDKMDVIFVAEMIEKFGKFAEKFKDLGEVMVSISSNLMLADERVLWMAQREASACSRIIQCLQRIAVHRLANGAQAFSLNSHNIALEAHAIKASSFNGMTCTVFQRPTPERTALRDLGPRIDLDPGSDRQLSFKCNVTSTLSSLVLKNTVVEASLHLPPSLFSQLSAPGQPDDSVYKLHLLAFRNARFFPSTGNSTLLGDGGKRRGVVTPVLLAQIEGVPLRGLQSLVNVTLRRLVRGSDAVAACWNASLLGGQGGWQTQGCRILAHHDNYTSVSCDALGNYGLLMDLSGVEYPPPSIQPLHPVIYASSSVLLICLLAIMVSYIYHHRSVRVSRKFWHMLVNLCLHLFLTCGVFAGGINQTRYPSVCQAVGIVLHYSTLATALWVGVTARNIYKQVTRKAKRYEELDEPPPPPRPMLRFYLIGGGIPIIVCGITAAANIKNYGSRTNAPYCWMGWEPSIGAFYGPVGFIVFVDCMYFLSIVLQLRRHPERRYEFKEPAEEQQGLAAGVELGGGDGSRAGGGISHLHPLHLQLHPHEASSSTVSAPHAVALSALENEHTFAAQLLGAAGALGLYAAMWVFGAMAVSLESPVDLVFACLFGVSALALAGFMVAHHCLNRQDMKRHWAQACCPGRRPYSAQEDALLPLPGAGTSSGAGSVSRGNGEASRCAHSSAESSCTNKSAPSVRNSAQGSKLTNLHAEAAQCKSVPLPAPANGTALLDNSLTEHSLDNEIKMHVAPVEVQFRPVNNNNNPIPATNGHAGRHHKNRARSHRASRLTVLREYAYDVPTSVDGSVQSAPHRRHHHHNDMAARSSRRAAYMAYRERHQSLLQQDSSDASTSLPRRPRHTAKGGGIVANGVAGGGGGVVGAEEVDEAVTGSVETTVGTATSSTSKDSSGTKQPNTDVELENSSKSYGLNLATQNGLLKDNGQSMPLLNTDGSANIKTGLWKHETTV, from the exons ATGAAGGGACGCGCAGTGGATTTGTTTCCAGTGTTTATGGTTTTGCTGCTTGGTGGGGATAGCTCGACGGTATCATCTGATTGTAAATCATATGATGAACGAGCGAAAAGCGCAGGGAAGAGCATGCCGTCTGTGGCAACGGCGGACAGGAAAGTGGTTTGCAGCAACATGGAACTCCAGCAGGTGTTACCTCCAGACTCCTTCCCCAACAGAACAGTTACACT GATTTTAAGCAACAACAAAATTCAAGAATTAAGAAATGGATCCTTCCTCGGACTGTCTACGTTGGAGAGACT GGACATGCGGAACAACATCATCAGCCGTATCGAACCGGGGGCCTTCCTGGGACTGCTGTCACTCAAGAGGCT AGACCTGTCCAAAAACCTAATTGGCTGCCTCAACGTCGACATCTTCAAGGGTCTCACAAGTCTAGTCCGTCT AAACCTTTCAGGAAATATATTCTCCTCGCTGGCCCAGGGTACCTTTAACAGCCTGGTCTCTCTCAAGACACT GGAGTTCCAGACCCCCTACCTGCTGTGTGACTGTAACCTGCTGTGGCTGCTGCGCTGGATGAAGGACACCAGCGTGCAGGTGAAGGACACCAAGTGCTCCTACCCGCGCTCCCTGCAGGGTCAGCTCATCACCGCCATCTCGCCTGAGCTCCTCACCTGTg ACGCCCCTCTGGAGCTGCCCTCCTTCCAGCTGACGCCGTCTCAGCGGCAGGTCGTGTTCCAGGGCGACAGCCTGCCGTTCCAGTGCCAGGCCTCCTTCGTGGCGGAGGACATGCAGGTGCTGTGGTACCAGGACGGGCGCATGGTGGAGCCCGACGCCGCCCAGGGCATCGTCATCGAGAAGAGCATGGTCCAGAACTGCTCGCTCATCGCCAG CGCTCTCACCATCTCCAACATCCAGCCCGGTTCGACCGGGAACTGGGAGTGTCGCGTGCGTACCAGCCGGGGGAACACCACGCGGACCGTTCACATCGTGGTTCTGGAGAGTTCTGCCAAGTACTGCCCACCAGACCGGGTGTCCAACAACAAGGGGGAGTTCAG GTGGCCTCGCACCCTGGCCGGCATCACAGCCCTCCTGCCCTGCAACAGGCTGGCGTCCGGCGCGGGCATCTACTCTGGCAGCGCCGAAGACGAGAGGCGCGCGTGGCGTCGCTGCGACCGCGGCGGCGTGTGGGCGGATGATGACTACTCTCGCTGCCAGTACCAGAAGGACGTCACGCGGGTTCTCTACATCATCAACCAG atgcCTCTGAACCTGACCAATGCCGTGACCACGGCCCGCCAGCTGCTGGTCTACACCGTGGAGGCCGCCAACTTCTCCGACAAGATGGACGTCATCTTCGTGGCCGAGATGATCGAGAAGTTCGGCAAGTTTGCCGAGAAGTTCAAAGAC TTAGGAGAGGTGATGGTGAGCATCTCCAGTAACCTGATGCTGGCTGATGAGCGGGTGCTGTGGATGGCCCAGAGAGAGGCCAGCGCCTGCTCCCGCATCATCCAGTGTCTCCAGAGGATCGCTGTGCACCGCCTGGCCAACGGGGCCCAGGCCTTCTCCctc AATTCCCACAACATAGCGCTGGAGGCCCACGCCATCAAGGCGAGCAGCTTCAACGGGATGACCTGCACGGTGTTCCAGAGGCCCACCCCGGAGCGCACGGCCCTGAGAGACCTGGGCCCCCGCATCGACCTGGACCCCGGCTCCGACCGCCAGCTCAGCTTCAAGTGCAACGTCACCAGCACCCTGTCCAGCCTGGTGCTCAAG AACACGGTGGTGGAGGCGTCACtccacctgcccccctccctgttctcccAGCTGTCGGCCCCGGGCCAGCCCGACGACTCCGTCTACAAGCTCCACCTGCTGGCCTTCCGGAACGCGCGATTCTTCCCCTCCACGGGCAACTCCACCCTGCTGGGTgacggggggaagaggaggggcgtGGTCACCCCTGTGCTCTTGGCCCAGATAG AGGGTGTACCGCTGCGTGGCCTCCAGAGCCTGGTGAACGTCACCCTGCGGCGCCTGGTGCGGGGCTCGGACGCCGTGGCGGCCTGCTGGAACGCCAGCCTGCTGGGAGGGCAGGGCGGCTGGCAGACACAGGGCTGCCGCATCCTGGCTCACCACGACAACTACACCAGCGTGTCGTGTGACGCCCTGGGCAACTACGGCCTTCTCATG GACCTGAGTGGCGTGGAGTATCCCCCCCCCAGcatccagcccctccacccggTCATCTACGCAtcctcctccgtcctcctcaTCTGCCTGCTGGCCATCATGGTCAGCTACATCTACCACCACAG GTCGGTGCGTGTCAGCCGCAAATTCTGGCACATGCTGGTCAACCTCTGCCTGCACCTCTTCCTGACCTGCGGCGTGTTCGCCGGCGGCATCAACCAGACTCGCTACCCCAGCGTGTGCCAGGCG gTTGGCATCGTGCTTCACTACTCCACCCTGGCCACCGCCCTGTGGGTGGGCGTCACCGCCCGCAACATCTACAAGCAGGTGACCCGCAAGGCCAAGCGCTACGAGGAGCTGGACgagcccccgcccccgccccgccccatgCTGAG GTTCTACTTGATTGGCGGAGGGATACCTATCATTGTCTGTGGCATCACAGCTGCGGCCAACATTAAGAACTACGGCAGCCGGACCAACGCGCCTTA CTGCTGGATGGGCTGGGAGCCCAGCATCGGAGCCTTCTACGGACCCGTGGGCTTCATCGTCTTCGTGGACTGCATGTACTTCCTCAGCATCGTTCTGCAACTGCGCCGCCACCCCGAGCGCCGCTACGAGTTCAAGGAGCCCGCCGAGGAGCAGCAGGGTCTGGCCGCCGGCGTCGAGCTAGGAGGAGGGGACGGCTCCCGTGCCGGCGGCGGtatctcccacctccacccgcTCCACCTCCAGCTGCACCCCCACgaggcctcctcctccaccgtgTCGGCCCCCCACGCCGTGGCGCTGTCCGCACTGGAGAACGAGCACACGTTCGCGGCCCAGCTGCTGGGCGCAGCGGGCGCCCTGGGGCTCTATGCGGCCATGTGGGTGTTTGGCGCGATGGCGGTGTCCCTGGAGAGCCCCGTGGACCTGGTCTTCGCCTGCCTGTTTGGGGTGTCGGCCCTGGCGCTGGCCGGGTTCATGGTGGCGCACCACTGTCTGAACAGGCAGGACATGAAACGCCACTGGGCCCAGGCCTGTTGCCCTGGGCGACGGCCATACTCGGCCCAGGAGGACGCGCTGCTTCCGTTGCCAGGCGCGGGCACGTCGTCGGGGGCGGGGTCTGTGAGCAGGGGCAACGGCGAGGCGTCCAGGTGTGCCCACAGCAGTGCAGAGTCCTCCTGCACTAATAAAAGCGCCCCCAGCGTGCGGAACTCCGCCCAGGGCAGCAAACTGACCAATCTGCACGCCGAGGCTGCCCAGTGCAAGTCCGTCCCCCTGCCAGCGCCGGCCAATGGCACCGCCCTGTTGGACAACAGCCTCACCGAACATTCACTGGACAACGAAATCAAGATGCACGTGGCGCCCGTGGAGGTGCAGTTCCGTCccgtaaacaacaacaacaaccccaTCCCCGCCACCAACGGCCACGCCGGCCGCCACCACAAAAACCGGGCGCGCTCGCACCGGGCCAGCCGCCTGACGGTCCTGCGAGAGTACGCCTACGATGTGCCCACCAGCGTGGACGGCAGCGTGCAGAGCGCCCCGCACAGGcggcaccaccaccacaacgaCATGGCGGCCCGCAGCAGCCGGCGAGCGGCCTACATGGCCTACAGGGAACGCCACCAGAGCCTGCTCCAGCAGGACAGCAGCGACGCCAGCACCTCCCTGCCCCGCCGCCCTCGCCACACCGCCAAGGGGGGCGGGATCGTGGCGAACGGGGTggccggaggaggcggcggtgtGGTAGGGGCAGAGGAAGTGGACGAAGCGGTAACAGGAAGCGTAGAAACCACCGTCGGGACGGCGACTTCCAGCACCAGCAAGGACAGTAGCGGCACCAAGCAGCCCAATACGGACGTGGAGCTGGAGAACTCGTCCAAGTCGTACGGGCTCAACCTGGCCACCCAGAACGGCTTGCTCAAGGACAATGGACAGAGCATGCCTCTGCTCAACACGGACGGCTCAGCCAACATAAAGACTGGCTTATGGAAACACGAAACTACTGTGTAG
- the LOC134009709 gene encoding cytosolic beta-glucosidase, which yields MFPGNFAWGAATAAYQIEGGWDADGKGPSIWDTFCHGKGRVFEDQSGDVSCNSYQLWEEDLGCILQLGLTHYRLSFSWARLLPDGTTRHVNKKGVQYYEKVIDDLLANNVLPMVTLYHFDLPQALQDQGGWKSSEMAGIFDTYAKFCFRTFGDRVKLWITINEPYVCAKMGYEDGLFAPGLKEQGVSAYIVGHNMLRAHARAWHSYDTLYRATQGGAVSLAINSDWAEPLDPASSEDMAATQRYLAFTFGWFTWPVFLTGDYPGVMRSNVERRSKEQGYQGCPRLPTFSEDEPSVLGTADFFALNYYTSRKVKARGACGGMLSLDSDRDAEGVTDTSWPVCGVSWLAVLPEGLRNLLRYIKDTLNGPEIYITENGFSQVGLVDLEDVQRAGYYLDTIQEVGKAIQEDGVDVRGYFAWSLLDNFEWASGYSVRFGLFHVDFSGAEQKRSSYVSGKEYAKTIAKYRTQAGTDDLTTE from the exons ATGTTCCCGGGTAATTTTGCATGGGGAGCAGCAACTGCTGCCTATCAAATAGAAG GGGGCTGGGATGCAGACGGCAAGGGCCCGAGCATATGGGATACCTTCTGtcatgggaaaggcagagtgtTTGAGGACCAGAGTGGAGATGTCAGCTGTAACAGCTACCAGCTCTGGGAGGAGGACCTGGGGTGTATCCTCCAGCTGGGGCTCACCCACTACCGCCTGTCCTTCTCCTGGGCTCGCTTGTTGCCTGACGGAACAACGCGGCACGTCAATAAGAAAG GGGTGCAGTACTACGAGAAAGTGATTGATGACCTGCTGGCCAACAACGTGTTGCCCATGGTTACTCTCTACCATTTTGACCTGCCCCAAGCGcttcaggaccagggagggtggAAATCTTCAGAGATGGCGGGCATATTTGACACCTACGCCAAGTTCTGCTTCCGAACGTTTGGGGACCGCGTCAAGCTGTGGATTACCATCAACGAGCCCTACGTCTGTGCCAAGATGGGTTACGAGGATGGCCTGTTTGCACCAGGGCTTAAGGAGCAGGGGGTGTCTGCCTACATTGTGGGTCACAACATGCTGCGGGCCCACGCCAGGGCCTGGCACAGCTACGACACCCTCTACAGGGCCACTCAGGGCGGTGCGGTGTCTTTGGCCATCAACAGTGACTGGGCTGAGCCTCTGGACCCCGCTAGCTCTGAAGACATGGCTGCCACTCAACGCTACCTAGCCTTCACCTTCGGATGGTTCACCTGGCCTGTGTTCCTGACCGGAGACTACCCTGGTGTGATGAGATCCAACGTAGAGCGGAGAAGCAAGGAGCAGGGCTACCAGGGATGTCCCAGACTCCCCACCTTCTCGGAGGACGAGCCCAGCGTTTTGGGAACGGCCGATTTCTTCGCGCTCAACTACTACACGTCCCGTAAGGTGAAAGCGAGGGGGGCCTGTGGAGGAATGCTGAGTCTGGACAGTGACCGGGACGCGGAGGGGGTGACGGACACCTCCTGGCCTGTGTGCGGGGTCTCCTGGCTGGCTGTGCTCCCTGAGGGCCTGAGGAACCTGCTGAGATACATCAAG GATACTTTGAACGGGCCTGAGATCTACATCACAGAGAACGGCTTCTCTCAGGTGGGTCTGGTGGACCTGGAGGACGTCCAGCGTGCTGGTTACTACCTGGACACCATCCAGGAAGTGGGCAAAG CTATCCAGGAGGATGGGGTGGATGTCAGGGGCTACTttgcctggtctctcctggacAACTTTGAGTGGGCGAGCGGGTATAGTGTGCGTTTTGGCCTGTTCCACGTCGACTTCTCAGGGGCGGAGCAGAAGCGGTCCAGCTATGTGTCTGGAAAGGAATACGCCAAGACCATCGCCAAATACAGAACTCAGGCCGGCACGGATGATTTAACAACGGAGTAA
- the adgra3 gene encoding adhesion G protein-coupled receptor A3 isoform X2, translated as MRNNIISRIEPGAFLGLLSLKRLDLSKNLIGCLNVDIFKGLTSLVRLNLSGNIFSSLAQGTFNSLVSLKTLEFQTPYLLCDCNLLWLLRWMKDTSVQVKDTKCSYPRSLQGQLITAISPELLTCDAPLELPSFQLTPSQRQVVFQGDSLPFQCQASFVAEDMQVLWYQDGRMVEPDAAQGIVIEKSMVQNCSLIASALTISNIQPGSTGNWECRVRTSRGNTTRTVHIVVLESSAKYCPPDRVSNNKGEFRWPRTLAGITALLPCNRLASGAGIYSGSAEDERRAWRRCDRGGVWADDDYSRCQYQKDVTRVLYIINQMPLNLTNAVTTARQLLVYTVEAANFSDKMDVIFVAEMIEKFGKFAEKFKDLGEVMVSISSNLMLADERVLWMAQREASACSRIIQCLQRIAVHRLANGAQAFSLNSHNIALEAHAIKASSFNGMTCTVFQRPTPERTALRDLGPRIDLDPGSDRQLSFKCNVTSTLSSLVLKNTVVEASLHLPPSLFSQLSAPGQPDDSVYKLHLLAFRNARFFPSTGNSTLLGDGGKRRGVVTPVLLAQIEGVPLRGLQSLVNVTLRRLVRGSDAVAACWNASLLGGQGGWQTQGCRILAHHDNYTSVSCDALGNYGLLMDLSGVEYPPPSIQPLHPVIYASSSVLLICLLAIMVSYIYHHRSVRVSRKFWHMLVNLCLHLFLTCGVFAGGINQTRYPSVCQAVGIVLHYSTLATALWVGVTARNIYKQVTRKAKRYEELDEPPPPPRPMLRFYLIGGGIPIIVCGITAAANIKNYGSRTNAPYCWMGWEPSIGAFYGPVGFIVFVDCMYFLSIVLQLRRHPERRYEFKEPAEEQQGLAAGVELGGGDGSRAGGGISHLHPLHLQLHPHEASSSTVSAPHAVALSALENEHTFAAQLLGAAGALGLYAAMWVFGAMAVSLESPVDLVFACLFGVSALALAGFMVAHHCLNRQDMKRHWAQACCPGRRPYSAQEDALLPLPGAGTSSGAGSVSRGNGEASRCAHSSAESSCTNKSAPSVRNSAQGSKLTNLHAEAAQCKSVPLPAPANGTALLDNSLTEHSLDNEIKMHVAPVEVQFRPVNNNNNPIPATNGHAGRHHKNRARSHRASRLTVLREYAYDVPTSVDGSVQSAPHRRHHHHNDMAARSSRRAAYMAYRERHQSLLQQDSSDASTSLPRRPRHTAKGGGIVANGVAGGGGGVVGAEEVDEAVTGSVETTVGTATSSTSKDSSGTKQPNTDVELENSSKSYGLNLATQNGLLKDNGQSMPLLNTDGSANIKTGLWKHETTV; from the exons ATGCGGAACAACATCATCAGCCGTATCGAACCGGGGGCCTTCCTGGGACTGCTGTCACTCAAGAGGCT AGACCTGTCCAAAAACCTAATTGGCTGCCTCAACGTCGACATCTTCAAGGGTCTCACAAGTCTAGTCCGTCT AAACCTTTCAGGAAATATATTCTCCTCGCTGGCCCAGGGTACCTTTAACAGCCTGGTCTCTCTCAAGACACT GGAGTTCCAGACCCCCTACCTGCTGTGTGACTGTAACCTGCTGTGGCTGCTGCGCTGGATGAAGGACACCAGCGTGCAGGTGAAGGACACCAAGTGCTCCTACCCGCGCTCCCTGCAGGGTCAGCTCATCACCGCCATCTCGCCTGAGCTCCTCACCTGTg ACGCCCCTCTGGAGCTGCCCTCCTTCCAGCTGACGCCGTCTCAGCGGCAGGTCGTGTTCCAGGGCGACAGCCTGCCGTTCCAGTGCCAGGCCTCCTTCGTGGCGGAGGACATGCAGGTGCTGTGGTACCAGGACGGGCGCATGGTGGAGCCCGACGCCGCCCAGGGCATCGTCATCGAGAAGAGCATGGTCCAGAACTGCTCGCTCATCGCCAG CGCTCTCACCATCTCCAACATCCAGCCCGGTTCGACCGGGAACTGGGAGTGTCGCGTGCGTACCAGCCGGGGGAACACCACGCGGACCGTTCACATCGTGGTTCTGGAGAGTTCTGCCAAGTACTGCCCACCAGACCGGGTGTCCAACAACAAGGGGGAGTTCAG GTGGCCTCGCACCCTGGCCGGCATCACAGCCCTCCTGCCCTGCAACAGGCTGGCGTCCGGCGCGGGCATCTACTCTGGCAGCGCCGAAGACGAGAGGCGCGCGTGGCGTCGCTGCGACCGCGGCGGCGTGTGGGCGGATGATGACTACTCTCGCTGCCAGTACCAGAAGGACGTCACGCGGGTTCTCTACATCATCAACCAG atgcCTCTGAACCTGACCAATGCCGTGACCACGGCCCGCCAGCTGCTGGTCTACACCGTGGAGGCCGCCAACTTCTCCGACAAGATGGACGTCATCTTCGTGGCCGAGATGATCGAGAAGTTCGGCAAGTTTGCCGAGAAGTTCAAAGAC TTAGGAGAGGTGATGGTGAGCATCTCCAGTAACCTGATGCTGGCTGATGAGCGGGTGCTGTGGATGGCCCAGAGAGAGGCCAGCGCCTGCTCCCGCATCATCCAGTGTCTCCAGAGGATCGCTGTGCACCGCCTGGCCAACGGGGCCCAGGCCTTCTCCctc AATTCCCACAACATAGCGCTGGAGGCCCACGCCATCAAGGCGAGCAGCTTCAACGGGATGACCTGCACGGTGTTCCAGAGGCCCACCCCGGAGCGCACGGCCCTGAGAGACCTGGGCCCCCGCATCGACCTGGACCCCGGCTCCGACCGCCAGCTCAGCTTCAAGTGCAACGTCACCAGCACCCTGTCCAGCCTGGTGCTCAAG AACACGGTGGTGGAGGCGTCACtccacctgcccccctccctgttctcccAGCTGTCGGCCCCGGGCCAGCCCGACGACTCCGTCTACAAGCTCCACCTGCTGGCCTTCCGGAACGCGCGATTCTTCCCCTCCACGGGCAACTCCACCCTGCTGGGTgacggggggaagaggaggggcgtGGTCACCCCTGTGCTCTTGGCCCAGATAG AGGGTGTACCGCTGCGTGGCCTCCAGAGCCTGGTGAACGTCACCCTGCGGCGCCTGGTGCGGGGCTCGGACGCCGTGGCGGCCTGCTGGAACGCCAGCCTGCTGGGAGGGCAGGGCGGCTGGCAGACACAGGGCTGCCGCATCCTGGCTCACCACGACAACTACACCAGCGTGTCGTGTGACGCCCTGGGCAACTACGGCCTTCTCATG GACCTGAGTGGCGTGGAGTATCCCCCCCCCAGcatccagcccctccacccggTCATCTACGCAtcctcctccgtcctcctcaTCTGCCTGCTGGCCATCATGGTCAGCTACATCTACCACCACAG GTCGGTGCGTGTCAGCCGCAAATTCTGGCACATGCTGGTCAACCTCTGCCTGCACCTCTTCCTGACCTGCGGCGTGTTCGCCGGCGGCATCAACCAGACTCGCTACCCCAGCGTGTGCCAGGCG gTTGGCATCGTGCTTCACTACTCCACCCTGGCCACCGCCCTGTGGGTGGGCGTCACCGCCCGCAACATCTACAAGCAGGTGACCCGCAAGGCCAAGCGCTACGAGGAGCTGGACgagcccccgcccccgccccgccccatgCTGAG GTTCTACTTGATTGGCGGAGGGATACCTATCATTGTCTGTGGCATCACAGCTGCGGCCAACATTAAGAACTACGGCAGCCGGACCAACGCGCCTTA CTGCTGGATGGGCTGGGAGCCCAGCATCGGAGCCTTCTACGGACCCGTGGGCTTCATCGTCTTCGTGGACTGCATGTACTTCCTCAGCATCGTTCTGCAACTGCGCCGCCACCCCGAGCGCCGCTACGAGTTCAAGGAGCCCGCCGAGGAGCAGCAGGGTCTGGCCGCCGGCGTCGAGCTAGGAGGAGGGGACGGCTCCCGTGCCGGCGGCGGtatctcccacctccacccgcTCCACCTCCAGCTGCACCCCCACgaggcctcctcctccaccgtgTCGGCCCCCCACGCCGTGGCGCTGTCCGCACTGGAGAACGAGCACACGTTCGCGGCCCAGCTGCTGGGCGCAGCGGGCGCCCTGGGGCTCTATGCGGCCATGTGGGTGTTTGGCGCGATGGCGGTGTCCCTGGAGAGCCCCGTGGACCTGGTCTTCGCCTGCCTGTTTGGGGTGTCGGCCCTGGCGCTGGCCGGGTTCATGGTGGCGCACCACTGTCTGAACAGGCAGGACATGAAACGCCACTGGGCCCAGGCCTGTTGCCCTGGGCGACGGCCATACTCGGCCCAGGAGGACGCGCTGCTTCCGTTGCCAGGCGCGGGCACGTCGTCGGGGGCGGGGTCTGTGAGCAGGGGCAACGGCGAGGCGTCCAGGTGTGCCCACAGCAGTGCAGAGTCCTCCTGCACTAATAAAAGCGCCCCCAGCGTGCGGAACTCCGCCCAGGGCAGCAAACTGACCAATCTGCACGCCGAGGCTGCCCAGTGCAAGTCCGTCCCCCTGCCAGCGCCGGCCAATGGCACCGCCCTGTTGGACAACAGCCTCACCGAACATTCACTGGACAACGAAATCAAGATGCACGTGGCGCCCGTGGAGGTGCAGTTCCGTCccgtaaacaacaacaacaaccccaTCCCCGCCACCAACGGCCACGCCGGCCGCCACCACAAAAACCGGGCGCGCTCGCACCGGGCCAGCCGCCTGACGGTCCTGCGAGAGTACGCCTACGATGTGCCCACCAGCGTGGACGGCAGCGTGCAGAGCGCCCCGCACAGGcggcaccaccaccacaacgaCATGGCGGCCCGCAGCAGCCGGCGAGCGGCCTACATGGCCTACAGGGAACGCCACCAGAGCCTGCTCCAGCAGGACAGCAGCGACGCCAGCACCTCCCTGCCCCGCCGCCCTCGCCACACCGCCAAGGGGGGCGGGATCGTGGCGAACGGGGTggccggaggaggcggcggtgtGGTAGGGGCAGAGGAAGTGGACGAAGCGGTAACAGGAAGCGTAGAAACCACCGTCGGGACGGCGACTTCCAGCACCAGCAAGGACAGTAGCGGCACCAAGCAGCCCAATACGGACGTGGAGCTGGAGAACTCGTCCAAGTCGTACGGGCTCAACCTGGCCACCCAGAACGGCTTGCTCAAGGACAATGGACAGAGCATGCCTCTGCTCAACACGGACGGCTCAGCCAACATAAAGACTGGCTTATGGAAACACGAAACTACTGTGTAG